Genomic segment of Hominilimicola fabiformis:
GGCATAACAGTTAGTAAGATGTCCTGATTGATATGTAGATGGTGACATTCCTGAATAGGCAAGTATTTTATCGGGGGATGAAAAATTGCTGAAGTCTCCGATTTCAGCAATTATCATAGCTCCCATATGATAACTTATGCCGGGGATTGAGAGTATGGGCGAATTGATGTCATTCATAATACGCTTAATTTCAAATTCTATCTCGTCAATCTCAGATGATATTATCTGTATCAATTCTATGGTATGTTTCAGTTCCATAGCTTTGGCTGGCATAAATGAACCAATAGAGTTTCTTGCTGTGTCTCTGAAACGTATGGCAGTATCTCTGTTGTAATGACCTTTTGAGGCTTCATTCAAAAGATTTGTAAGTCTTGTCAAATGAGCTTTGGCGATGTGACGAGCTGATGGAAACTCTAAAAGTAAAGCATATATAGACTTCATATGCAAAGTTGGAACGAGCTTTTCAATCTCAGGAAACAGGATATTAACAAGGCGAGCGATTGAGTTTTTTAGCGCAGCACGTTCGCGAACCTTATCAAATCTGTATCTAGTTAATGACTTCAACTCTTCGTTATGATATAATGTGTCTGAGTAGGGCTTTAAGTTCTCATCAGACAACAACATCTTAGCGATTGTATGGGCGTCAACCTTATCGGTTTTGGTCTTTCGTAGAGTTTGACTCTTTCTGAATAGGTTGGTGTGTAGTGGATTGATAACGTAGGTCGG
This window contains:
- a CDS encoding IS110 family transposase, which produces MILVGIDVAKDKHDCFICNSDGEVLFKAFTISNSMEGFNDLYAKIKSVSDDLSKLKVGLEATGHYSYNLLGFLLDKGLPTYVINPLHTNLFRKSQTLRKTKTDKVDAHTIAKMLLSDENLKPYSDTLYHNEELKSLTRYRFDKVRERAALKNSIARLVNILFPEIEKLVPTLHMKSIYALLLEFPSARHIAKAHLTRLTNLLNEASKGHYNRDTAIRFRDTARNSIGSFMPAKAMELKHTIELIQIISSEIDEIEFEIKRIMNDINSPILSIPGISYHMGAMIIAEIGDFSNFSSPDKILAYSGMSPSTYQSGHLTNCYAHMEKRGSRYLRYALYNATQHVCRWDKTFADYLAKKRSEGKHYNVAISHATKKLLRVLYHLEKTGELYQIA